A window of Rubricoccus marinus contains these coding sequences:
- the mutY gene encoding A/G-specific adenine glycosylase produces the protein MTKRAAKHTPLANALLEQVTDRHLAAFHDALGAWFEAHRRPMPWREADETGVRNPYRVWVSEVMLQQTRVDTAVPYFERFMEAFPTPEALASADQDAVLKRWEGLGYYSRARNLHRAAQQIVAEHGGAFPADEDAVRALPGVGPYTAAAVLSLAFGQPLAVLDGNVIRVLARVFAVEQDSRAPVTRKALQDLATGLLDRERPARFNESVMELGATVCTPRSPACAVCPLATVCAARAGGDPEAFPVVSKRKPVPHQTVAVALITDGDGRLLIQRRPEDAMLGGLWEFPGGKVEPSETAPEACAREVAEELSLSVDVGPEVARVDHAYSHFTVTLHAFRCTLSPEAPPAGTSGEPVSASGEPVQWVRPDQLDDFAFPRANRKILDAIQAASRQPSLF, from the coding sequence GTGACCAAACGAGCGGCGAAGCACACGCCTCTGGCGAACGCGCTGCTGGAGCAGGTCACCGACCGCCACCTTGCGGCCTTCCACGATGCCCTCGGCGCGTGGTTCGAGGCGCACCGGCGTCCCATGCCGTGGCGCGAGGCCGACGAGACAGGCGTACGCAACCCCTACCGCGTGTGGGTCTCGGAGGTGATGCTGCAGCAGACCCGCGTCGACACCGCCGTTCCGTACTTCGAGCGCTTTATGGAAGCGTTCCCCACGCCAGAGGCCCTGGCGAGCGCGGATCAGGACGCCGTCCTCAAGCGCTGGGAAGGATTGGGCTATTACTCGCGAGCCCGCAACCTCCACCGCGCGGCGCAGCAGATCGTCGCCGAGCACGGCGGCGCGTTTCCAGCCGACGAAGACGCCGTGCGCGCCCTCCCTGGCGTCGGGCCGTACACCGCCGCCGCGGTCCTCTCACTCGCGTTCGGTCAGCCTCTGGCGGTGCTGGACGGGAACGTGATCCGCGTTCTCGCGCGCGTGTTCGCCGTCGAGCAGGATTCGCGTGCGCCCGTCACCCGCAAAGCGCTTCAAGACCTCGCGACGGGCCTGCTCGACAGAGAGCGCCCTGCCCGCTTTAACGAGTCCGTGATGGAACTGGGCGCAACGGTCTGCACGCCGCGCTCGCCCGCTTGCGCCGTTTGCCCTCTGGCGACCGTGTGCGCCGCGCGCGCTGGAGGAGACCCCGAGGCGTTCCCGGTGGTGAGCAAGCGCAAACCCGTCCCGCACCAGACCGTCGCGGTCGCCCTGATCACCGACGGCGACGGTCGCCTCCTTATCCAGCGACGTCCCGAGGACGCCATGCTGGGCGGGCTCTGGGAGTTCCCCGGCGGCAAGGTGGAGCCCAGCGAAACCGCGCCAGAGGCCTGCGCGCGCGAAGTGGCGGAGGAGCTAAGCCTGAGCGTGGACGTCGGCCCCGAGGTCGCACGCGTGGACCACGCGTACTCGCACTTCACGGTCACGCTCCACGCCTTCCGGTGCACGCTCTCGCCAGAGGCGCCGCCCGCCGGTACCTCTGGCGAGCCTGTTAGCGCCAGCGGCGAGCCCGTCCAGTGGGTGCGGCCCGACCAACTGGACGATTTCGCCTTCCCTCGCGCCAACCGAAAGATTCTGGACGCCATCCAGGCGGCATCGCGGCAACCTTCGCTGTTCTAG
- a CDS encoding POTRA domain-containing protein, producing MAVDAPDAQDVLARQGYAFARVDSITPEAIHVTPGPRVLVRSLALIADSISTDGLQTGWATREGAPLAPEALAADLERLAEALRWRGYADARIEPLAGVAGTPPGYEVTIRVREGRREPIGRVAITGGSRVTDRFAARASGVRLGAPLDGITPEAVRRSVRASGAFAAVGQPTLARDADGTLVLQIPVESGPPGRADVVLGYLPPAAGQSGQVVGSGRVELLGPFGGGRALSLSLDRNPGLASRFSASARDPFVFGLPLAAAVAFEGESRDSTYNRQRLRGEVGARLGASVRAALTLAGESVQPGRAGARIGLDGLPRVRRSSAGFVGVALRYDDTDAPLAPRRGLQIATLVEQGVRTRGAAPEAPTPTRFSQQRLDVSARGYLPLAGRLVGAAGADAQLILNARGLDSGGGLIGADEGELIRYGGATSLRGYDEDALLGDAVGRLLAEARFLLGGDAFAFAFGDLGVVRRPPLAGEPGETRVLPGYGLGAQLDTGLGLVRLTYALNPDLPAARGKVHIGLGVGL from the coding sequence GTGGCAGTAGACGCCCCAGATGCGCAAGACGTGCTCGCCCGCCAGGGGTACGCCTTTGCCCGCGTCGACTCCATCACGCCAGAGGCCATACACGTTACGCCGGGCCCGCGCGTGCTTGTCCGCTCGCTCGCGCTCATCGCGGATTCCATCTCGACGGATGGACTGCAGACTGGATGGGCCACCCGCGAGGGTGCGCCTCTTGCGCCAGAGGCGCTCGCCGCCGATCTCGAACGGCTCGCCGAGGCGCTGCGCTGGCGCGGCTACGCCGACGCGCGGATCGAGCCTCTGGCGGGGGTAGCGGGCACACCGCCGGGCTACGAGGTCACGATCCGCGTGCGCGAGGGGCGGCGAGAGCCCATCGGGCGCGTCGCTATTACAGGCGGCTCTCGCGTCACGGACCGGTTTGCGGCGCGAGCCTCTGGCGTCCGCCTCGGTGCGCCCTTGGACGGGATCACGCCAGAGGCCGTCCGGCGCTCGGTCCGGGCCTCTGGCGCGTTTGCGGCGGTAGGGCAGCCCACGCTCGCGCGCGACGCCGACGGGACGCTCGTGCTGCAGATCCCGGTTGAGAGCGGCCCGCCTGGACGTGCCGACGTGGTGCTAGGCTACTTGCCGCCAGCGGCGGGGCAATCGGGCCAAGTGGTCGGGAGCGGACGCGTGGAACTTCTCGGGCCGTTTGGCGGCGGACGCGCGCTGAGCCTGTCGCTGGACCGCAACCCGGGCCTCGCCTCGCGCTTCTCGGCCTCCGCGCGCGATCCCTTCGTGTTCGGTTTGCCTCTGGCGGCGGCCGTCGCGTTCGAAGGGGAGTCGCGCGATTCCACCTACAACCGCCAGAGGCTCCGTGGCGAGGTGGGCGCGCGGCTCGGCGCGAGCGTACGCGCGGCGTTAACGCTCGCCGGCGAGTCGGTGCAGCCGGGCCGGGCGGGCGCCAGGATTGGTCTGGACGGCCTGCCCCGCGTCCGCCGCTCCAGCGCCGGGTTCGTCGGCGTCGCGCTCCGGTATGACGATACCGACGCGCCTCTGGCGCCCCGCCGTGGACTCCAGATCGCGACGCTCGTGGAGCAGGGCGTCCGCACGCGCGGCGCCGCGCCAGAGGCCCCCACGCCGACGCGCTTTAGCCAGCAGCGCCTGGACGTGTCCGCACGCGGCTACCTGCCTCTTGCGGGCCGCCTCGTCGGCGCCGCGGGCGCCGACGCGCAACTGATTCTCAACGCCAGAGGCCTGGACTCTGGCGGCGGCTTGATCGGCGCCGATGAGGGCGAACTGATCCGGTATGGCGGGGCGACCTCATTGCGCGGCTACGATGAGGACGCGCTCTTGGGCGATGCCGTGGGGAGGCTTCTTGCAGAGGCCCGCTTCCTGCTGGGCGGTGACGCGTTCGCCTTCGCGTTCGGGGACCTCGGCGTTGTCCGCCGTCCGCCTCTGGCGGGCGAGCCCGGCGAGACGCGGGTTCTTCCCGGGTACGGTCTCGGCGCCCAACTCGACACTGGACTTGGACTCGTGCGCCTCACCTATGCGCTCAACCCGGATCTCCCCGCCGCCAGAGGCAAGGTCCACATTGGGTTGGGTGTGGGGCTGTAA
- a CDS encoding NUDIX domain-containing protein, translating into MNLTETTISSEPVYDGVLLHVRRDEVRLPDGETSGREWIEHPGASAVIPLYANGDTVLLRQFRYPPRREFLEAPAGKFDRPGEAPEALAARELEEEAGIRAETFTPLGVTYPCIGYSNEVIHLFLAEGLSDGVAGADDDEFVAPVRMPLAEAVEMARAGNILDSKTCVALLLAQAHLDARGEE; encoded by the coding sequence ATGAACCTGACCGAAACGACGATCTCTTCTGAGCCGGTCTATGACGGCGTCCTCCTCCACGTCCGGCGCGACGAAGTGCGGTTGCCCGATGGTGAAACGTCGGGGCGAGAGTGGATCGAGCACCCGGGCGCCTCGGCAGTGATCCCGCTGTATGCCAACGGCGACACCGTCTTGCTTCGGCAGTTCCGTTACCCCCCGCGGCGTGAGTTCTTGGAAGCGCCCGCGGGCAAGTTCGACCGCCCGGGCGAGGCGCCAGAGGCGCTGGCCGCGCGTGAGTTGGAAGAGGAGGCCGGGATACGCGCCGAAACGTTTACACCGCTCGGCGTGACCTACCCGTGCATCGGCTACTCCAACGAGGTCATCCACCTCTTTCTCGCCGAAGGCCTCAGCGACGGCGTCGCTGGAGCCGACGACGACGAGTTCGTCGCGCCCGTGAGGATGCCTCTGGCGGAGGCGGTGGAGATGGCGCGCGCGGGCAACATCTTGGATAGCAAGACCTGCGTGGCTCTCCTGCTCGCCCAGGCGCACCTGGACGCCAGAGGCGAGGAGTAA
- the secG gene encoding preprotein translocase subunit SecG → MFIFIVILILIIAVLLSVVVLLQSGKGGGLSGIGGGQTTQILGARQAPDLLEKATWALGSLFLFLSLATTFFTGDEQVQDPSAFEQAADQAGDLPAATPLPTTPGAPGPEVPGETPSAPPSPDAAPADAAPADAAPAETE, encoded by the coding sequence ATGTTCATCTTTATCGTCATCCTCATTCTGATCATCGCCGTCTTGCTTTCGGTGGTGGTGTTGCTCCAGAGCGGGAAGGGCGGCGGCCTCTCCGGCATCGGCGGTGGGCAGACCACGCAGATCCTCGGCGCGCGCCAGGCCCCGGACCTCCTGGAAAAGGCGACGTGGGCGCTCGGCTCTCTTTTCCTCTTCCTCTCGCTTGCGACGACGTTCTTCACCGGCGACGAGCAGGTGCAGGACCCGTCCGCCTTCGAGCAGGCCGCAGATCAGGCCGGCGATCTCCCCGCCGCAACGCCACTGCCGACGACCCCTGGCGCCCCCGGCCCCGAGGTCCCCGGCGAGACGCCAAGCGCGCCCCCGTCCCCTGACGCTGCACCGGCCGACGCTGCGCCAGCAGACGCCGCGCCTGCGGAGACCGAGTAA
- the eno gene encoding phosphopyruvate hydratase, giving the protein MSLIVNVHARQILDSRGNPTVEVDVLTENGALGRAAVPSGASTGEYEAVELRDGGDDWMGKGVSKAVANVNDEIAPEIEGFSVMDQAALDAALIAIDGTENKSKLGANALLGVSLAVARAAAQEAGLPLYAYIGGAGARRLPVPMMNIINGGSHADNSVDFQEFMVMAAGATSFSEGLRMGVETFHHLKKVLSARGYSTAVGDEGGFAPNLKSNEEAIEVILEAIDKAGYTAGEDIYIALDPAASEFYDADARGGKGAYVFHKSDGRELSSEEMVDYWAAWAEEYPIISIEDAMDENDWDGWGALTERCGDSIQLVGDDLFVTNTKRLQRGIDEDVANALLVKPNQIGTLTETMDAVELAHRFGYASVMSHRSGETEDTTIADLAVALGCGQIKTGSASRSDRMAKYNQLLRIEELLGASAIYPGIDAFRF; this is encoded by the coding sequence ATGTCCCTGATCGTCAACGTCCACGCCCGCCAGATCCTCGACAGCCGAGGCAACCCCACCGTCGAGGTCGATGTGCTCACCGAGAACGGCGCGCTGGGCCGCGCGGCCGTTCCCTCCGGCGCTTCTACCGGCGAATACGAAGCCGTCGAGCTTCGTGATGGCGGCGACGACTGGATGGGCAAGGGCGTCTCCAAAGCCGTCGCGAACGTCAACGACGAGATCGCGCCCGAGATCGAAGGCTTCAGCGTGATGGACCAGGCCGCGCTCGACGCCGCCCTGATCGCCATCGACGGGACGGAGAACAAGAGCAAGCTGGGCGCGAACGCCCTGCTCGGGGTCTCGCTCGCGGTCGCTCGCGCGGCGGCGCAAGAGGCCGGCCTGCCGCTCTACGCCTACATCGGCGGTGCCGGCGCCCGCCGCCTGCCCGTCCCGATGATGAACATCATCAACGGCGGCTCCCACGCCGACAACTCGGTGGACTTCCAGGAGTTTATGGTGATGGCCGCTGGCGCCACGTCGTTCAGCGAGGGTCTGCGGATGGGCGTCGAGACCTTCCACCACCTCAAAAAGGTGCTCTCTGCCAGAGGCTACAGCACGGCCGTGGGCGACGAGGGCGGCTTCGCGCCCAATCTCAAGAGCAACGAGGAGGCCATCGAGGTCATCCTGGAGGCTATCGACAAGGCAGGCTACACTGCCGGCGAAGACATCTACATCGCGTTGGACCCCGCCGCGAGCGAGTTCTACGACGCCGACGCCAGAGGCGGAAAAGGTGCCTACGTCTTCCACAAGTCCGACGGCCGCGAACTCTCCAGCGAGGAGATGGTCGACTACTGGGCCGCGTGGGCCGAGGAGTACCCCATCATTTCCATCGAGGACGCGATGGACGAGAATGACTGGGACGGCTGGGGCGCGCTGACCGAGCGCTGCGGCGACAGCATCCAACTCGTCGGCGACGACCTCTTCGTGACCAACACAAAGCGCTTGCAGCGCGGCATCGACGAGGACGTGGCGAACGCGCTGCTCGTCAAGCCCAACCAGATCGGCACGCTGACCGAGACGATGGACGCCGTCGAGCTCGCACACCGCTTCGGCTACGCGTCGGTGATGAGCCACCGCTCGGGCGAGACCGAGGACACGACCATCGCCGACCTCGCGGTCGCGCTGGGTTGCGGGCAGATCAAGACCGGCTCGGCCTCGCGCTCGGACCGCATGGCGAAGTACAACCAGCTTCTCCGCATCGAGGAGCTTCTCGGCGCCAGCGCCATCTATCCCGGGATCGACGCATTTCGGTTTTAG
- the pyrE gene encoding orotate phosphoribosyltransferase, which produces MHTPSDIARDLLRIGAVSLQPSDPFTWASGRLSPIYTDNRLTLSYPDVRRRLVEGFVTLADRAGGAAGVSGTATAGIPHATLLADRLGLPLSYVRSSAKGHGKTNKIEGRIEPGERVLVVEDLVSTGGSVIDAVEALRDEGAVVQTVLAVFTYGLDAAADAISDAGFTLRTLTDFPALLDVAQASGEISADDLAALEEWRRDPEAWSRARGGA; this is translated from the coding sequence ATGCACACGCCCTCCGACATTGCCCGAGACCTGCTCCGCATCGGCGCCGTCTCGCTCCAGCCGTCTGACCCGTTCACCTGGGCCAGCGGCCGCCTCTCGCCCATCTACACCGACAACCGGCTCACGCTCTCGTACCCCGACGTGCGCCGGAGGCTCGTTGAGGGCTTCGTGACGCTCGCCGACCGCGCGGGAGGAGCCGCTGGCGTCTCCGGAACTGCCACGGCCGGGATCCCGCACGCGACGCTTCTGGCGGACCGCCTGGGGCTCCCGCTCAGCTACGTGCGCTCCAGCGCGAAGGGCCACGGCAAGACCAACAAGATCGAGGGCCGCATCGAGCCCGGTGAGCGCGTGCTCGTGGTCGAGGACCTGGTCTCGACGGGCGGCTCCGTGATTGACGCCGTAGAGGCGCTGCGGGATGAGGGCGCGGTCGTACAGACGGTCCTGGCGGTCTTCACCTACGGCCTGGACGCCGCGGCCGACGCCATCTCGGACGCCGGGTTCACGCTCCGCACGCTCACGGACTTCCCGGCACTTCTCGACGTGGCTCAGGCCTCAGGCGAGATCAGCGCCGACGACCTCGCGGCATTGGAAGAGTGGCGGCGCGATCCCGAGGCGTGGAGCCGCGCGCGCGGCGGCGCGTAG
- a CDS encoding competence/damage-inducible protein A, whose amino-acid sequence MKAVLLTIGDEILLGQIVNTNAAWLGDRLALAGVDVVRSETVGDEREVILTALDRAYEDGELVIVTGGLGPTHDDITKQLVAEYFGAELIRDAKIEALLEQRYTARGRTLTASRRSMADVPAGFEPLANPRGAAPGLWGEREVEGRRQMIALMPGVPYEMKAIFEDSVEPHIHERRPGAVKHRTLLTAGRGESDIADDLGDLETLLGPSVGLAFLPSLGTVRLRVTARGEDADEAQARVDRAAEALRERLGSLVFGEGQTSLEEVVGELLAARGLTIASGESCTGGALMARITSVPGASRYAQGAVVAYSNEAKTDLLDVPQDDLDTHGAVSEPVAIALARGARKRLGADIGIATTGVAGPTGGTEEKPVGTVWLGIADASGERALQLRLFPDRELNIAVTTTLALDLVRRRVLGAGAEFGESTFIQS is encoded by the coding sequence ATGAAAGCTGTCCTTCTGACCATCGGCGACGAGATTTTGCTCGGCCAGATCGTCAACACCAACGCGGCGTGGCTGGGCGACCGGCTGGCGCTCGCGGGCGTGGACGTGGTCCGCTCCGAGACGGTCGGCGACGAGCGGGAGGTGATCCTGACCGCGCTGGACCGCGCTTACGAAGATGGCGAACTGGTCATCGTCACCGGCGGCCTCGGGCCGACGCACGACGACATCACCAAGCAACTCGTCGCGGAGTACTTCGGCGCCGAGCTGATCCGCGACGCCAAGATCGAGGCACTTTTGGAGCAGCGTTACACCGCCAGAGGCCGCACGCTGACGGCCTCGCGCCGCAGCATGGCCGACGTGCCCGCGGGCTTCGAGCCTCTGGCGAATCCGCGCGGCGCCGCGCCCGGCCTGTGGGGCGAGCGAGAGGTAGAGGGGCGGCGGCAGATGATCGCGTTGATGCCGGGCGTGCCCTACGAGATGAAGGCCATCTTCGAGGACAGCGTGGAGCCGCACATCCACGAACGGCGCCCGGGGGCGGTCAAGCACCGCACGCTGCTCACAGCCGGCCGCGGTGAAAGCGACATCGCGGACGACCTGGGCGATCTCGAAACCCTCCTGGGGCCGAGCGTCGGGCTCGCGTTCTTGCCATCGCTCGGCACGGTCCGCCTCCGCGTTACCGCCAGAGGCGAGGACGCCGACGAAGCCCAGGCGCGCGTGGACCGCGCCGCCGAGGCGTTGCGAGAGCGGTTGGGATCGCTCGTTTTCGGCGAAGGCCAGACCAGTCTAGAAGAGGTCGTGGGCGAACTCCTCGCCGCCAGAGGCCTCACCATCGCCTCTGGCGAGAGCTGCACGGGGGGCGCGCTCATGGCGCGGATCACGAGCGTGCCGGGCGCGAGCCGCTACGCGCAGGGCGCCGTCGTGGCGTACAGCAACGAGGCCAAAACCGATTTGCTGGATGTGCCGCAGGACGACCTCGACACGCACGGCGCGGTCAGCGAACCCGTCGCGATTGCGCTCGCGCGGGGCGCGCGCAAGAGGCTCGGCGCCGACATCGGCATCGCCACGACCGGCGTCGCGGGGCCGACGGGCGGGACGGAGGAGAAACCGGTCGGGACGGTCTGGCTGGGCATCGCGGACGCCAGCGGCGAGCGGGCGCTCCAGCTCCGGCTCTTCCCGGATCGCGAGCTCAACATCGCCGTCACGACGACGCTCGCGCTCGACCTCGTCCGCCGCCGCGTGCTCGGGGCCGGGGCGGAGTTCGGCGAGAGCACCTTTATCCAGTCCTGA
- a CDS encoding dihydroorotase, with translation MADLFLAGGEILDLASGDTTRADLLIRDGVIAEIGTDLYASGAETVDITGAMISPGWMDMHVHFREPGQEHKETLETGARAAAWGGFTAVACMPNTDPPIATRDVVEFIVARQRPLAVAIHPIGTVSKGRRGEEMAEMGGMQEGGAVAFSDDGSPVQHGGLMRRALEYARTLGAPILGHEEDLTLNADHGHMNEGTVATRLGLPGIPGLAEEAMIARDALLAEFTGGHVHVCHISTARAVDIVRRAKARGVPITAEACPHHWTLTDEAVDASGYDTHTKMHPPLRTAEDVQAIKDGLADGTIDVIATDHAPHAPFEKEVEYIEAPFGILGLETCWGLTCRELVRPGILPLAEAVRKLAVRPREILGLDVPQIEVGAQAELTVFDADSDWTFEARHIQSKSRNTPFVGAPMTGRAWGIVNRGRWVPAEA, from the coding sequence ATGGCTGACCTCTTCCTCGCCGGTGGCGAGATCCTCGACCTCGCCTCTGGCGACACGACCCGCGCCGACCTTCTCATCCGCGACGGCGTGATCGCCGAGATCGGGACCGACCTCTACGCCAGCGGCGCCGAGACCGTGGACATCACCGGCGCGATGATCTCGCCCGGATGGATGGACATGCACGTCCATTTCCGCGAGCCCGGTCAGGAGCACAAGGAAACGCTCGAAACCGGCGCCCGCGCCGCCGCCTGGGGCGGCTTCACCGCCGTGGCCTGCATGCCCAACACGGACCCGCCCATCGCGACGCGCGACGTGGTCGAGTTCATCGTCGCGCGCCAGAGGCCTCTGGCGGTGGCGATCCACCCCATAGGGACGGTCTCCAAAGGCCGCCGCGGCGAGGAGATGGCCGAAATGGGCGGGATGCAGGAAGGCGGCGCCGTCGCGTTCTCCGACGACGGCTCGCCGGTCCAGCACGGCGGCCTCATGCGCCGCGCGCTGGAGTACGCCCGCACGCTCGGCGCGCCGATCCTCGGACACGAGGAGGACCTGACGCTCAACGCCGACCACGGCCATATGAACGAGGGCACGGTCGCCACGCGGCTCGGTCTGCCGGGCATCCCCGGACTCGCCGAGGAGGCGATGATCGCGCGCGACGCGCTGCTCGCGGAGTTCACTGGCGGGCACGTCCACGTGTGCCACATCTCGACCGCGCGCGCCGTCGACATCGTGCGCCGCGCCAAGGCCCGCGGCGTGCCCATCACCGCCGAGGCCTGCCCGCACCACTGGACGCTGACCGACGAGGCCGTCGACGCCAGCGGCTACGACACGCACACCAAGATGCACCCGCCGCTCCGCACGGCCGAGGACGTGCAGGCCATCAAAGACGGCCTGGCCGACGGGACGATCGACGTGATCGCGACGGACCACGCGCCGCACGCGCCGTTCGAGAAAGAGGTCGAGTACATCGAAGCGCCGTTCGGCATCCTCGGGCTCGAAACCTGCTGGGGCCTCACCTGCCGCGAACTCGTGCGCCCCGGCATCTTGCCTCTGGCGGAGGCCGTCCGCAAGCTCGCCGTCCGCCCGCGCGAGATCCTGGGCCTGGACGTGCCCCAAATCGAAGTCGGCGCCCAGGCCGAGTTGACCGTCTTCGACGCCGACAGCGACTGGACGTTTGAGGCCCGCCACATCCAGAGCAAGTCCAGGAACACGCCGTTTGTCGGTGCGCCGATGACCGGCCGCGCGTGGGGCATCGTCAACCGCGGCCGCTGGGTGCCGGCGGAGGCGTGA
- a CDS encoding macro domain-containing protein, whose amino-acid sequence MDAVLDLVRERVRARGGITGLWRGDITTLHVDVIVNAANRALAGGGGVDGAIQKAAGPELLAATLKIPEIRPAVRCPVGEAILTQGFKLPASHVAHAVGPVWRSGENGEPELLASAYRASLDLAAGVVAESIAFPAISTGAYGYPQWEAAQVAVQTCEAWRLANDPDMRILLVAFDDKTVKLLRSALSRFALR is encoded by the coding sequence ATGGACGCCGTTCTGGACCTCGTCCGCGAGCGTGTCCGCGCCAGAGGCGGCATCACGGGCCTCTGGCGCGGCGACATCACGACGCTGCACGTGGATGTGATCGTGAACGCGGCCAACCGGGCGCTCGCGGGCGGCGGCGGCGTGGACGGCGCGATCCAGAAGGCCGCCGGCCCGGAGCTTCTCGCTGCGACGCTGAAGATCCCGGAGATCAGGCCCGCAGTCCGGTGTCCTGTGGGCGAGGCCATCCTCACGCAAGGGTTCAAGCTGCCCGCTTCGCACGTGGCGCACGCCGTCGGGCCGGTCTGGAGAAGCGGCGAGAACGGCGAGCCTGAACTCTTGGCGTCGGCCTACCGCGCGAGTCTGGACCTCGCCGCTGGCGTAGTCGCCGAGTCCATTGCGTTCCCGGCCATCTCCACCGGCGCCTACGGCTACCCGCAGTGGGAGGCCGCGCAGGTGGCCGTCCAGACGTGCGAGGCGTGGCGGCTCGCCAACGACCCAGACATGCGCATCCTCCTCGTCGCGTTCGACGACAAAACAGTCAAGCTGCTCCGCTCCGCCCTTTCCAGATTCGCCCTCCGCTGA
- a CDS encoding aminotransferase class V-fold PLP-dependent enzyme, with protein MQTLTPEALRADTIGIDAPIQTPFGERLMVYADFTASGRQLGFIEDHLRDLAVLYANAHTEDSTTGRTATHLLHEAEHAIKRCVGAGPGGKVVCCGSGSTAAIHKLQQILGIAIPPATLDDLASRLADARGPEGAKDLIRDLRAIGPVVFVGPYEHHSNEVTWREALCTVVEVALDCDGQVCLDDLEANLNDPKWEGRRKIGSFSAASNVTGVVAPVHEIARVLRRNDALALFDYAAAGPYVDIDMSASGDDDARLDAVFLSPHKYLGGPGSCGILVFDEALYRSDLAPTVGGGGTVDYVSGHGHDFTDDIEARETAGTPGFFQTLRAAYAMEVKDAVGVDAIHAREHAFAKRALDAWREIDGIQILGPDDPDVRLGIISFNVSDASGALLHPRLVTVLLDDLFGIQSRAGCSCAGPYGHRLLGIDSETSERYRACTLSGVHGLKPGWARIGFHYTMDDAEADYLIEAVRFLAESGTSFLPFYTFDVDSGAWTHRDGRAEPLAFGIGALLAPRPEAATPLAPEARRVRYAEALAYARALAEDLGTSSCEGKLEGDFADLQFFALAS; from the coding sequence ATGCAGACCCTGACCCCTGAGGCGCTCCGCGCCGACACCATCGGCATCGACGCGCCCATCCAGACGCCCTTTGGCGAGCGGCTCATGGTCTACGCCGACTTTACCGCCAGCGGCCGTCAGCTCGGCTTTATCGAGGACCACTTGCGCGATCTCGCGGTCCTCTACGCCAACGCACACACGGAGGACAGCACGACGGGCCGCACGGCCACGCACCTCCTCCACGAAGCGGAGCACGCCATCAAGCGCTGCGTCGGCGCGGGGCCAGGCGGCAAAGTCGTCTGCTGCGGCAGCGGCTCCACAGCCGCCATCCACAAGCTCCAGCAGATCCTCGGCATCGCCATCCCGCCCGCGACGTTGGACGATCTTGCCTCGCGTCTCGCCGACGCCAGAGGCCCCGAGGGCGCCAAAGACCTCATCCGCGACCTCCGCGCCATAGGCCCGGTCGTCTTCGTCGGGCCGTACGAGCACCACTCGAACGAGGTCACGTGGCGCGAGGCGCTCTGTACCGTCGTGGAGGTGGCGCTGGACTGCGACGGGCAGGTGTGCCTGGACGACCTCGAAGCCAACCTCAACGATCCGAAGTGGGAGGGGCGCCGCAAGATCGGCTCGTTCTCCGCGGCCTCGAACGTGACGGGCGTCGTCGCGCCCGTCCACGAGATCGCGCGCGTGCTGCGCCGGAATGACGCCCTCGCGCTGTTCGACTACGCCGCCGCCGGGCCCTACGTGGACATCGACATGTCCGCCTCTGGCGATGATGACGCGCGCCTGGATGCCGTTTTCCTCTCGCCGCACAAGTACCTCGGAGGTCCTGGCTCTTGCGGCATCCTCGTCTTTGACGAGGCGCTGTACCGCTCCGACCTCGCGCCCACGGTCGGGGGCGGCGGCACGGTGGACTACGTGAGCGGCCACGGACACGACTTTACGGACGACATCGAAGCGCGCGAGACCGCCGGCACCCCCGGCTTTTTCCAGACCCTGCGTGCCGCCTACGCGATGGAGGTCAAGGACGCCGTGGGCGTGGACGCCATCCACGCGCGCGAGCACGCCTTTGCCAAGCGCGCACTGGACGCATGGCGCGAGATCGACGGCATCCAGATCCTCGGCCCAGACGACCCGGACGTGCGCCTCGGGATCATCTCGTTCAACGTCTCAGACGCCTCTGGCGCTCTTCTGCACCCACGGCTGGTGACAGTTCTGCTGGACGACCTGTTCGGCATCCAGAGCCGCGCCGGGTGCTCGTGCGCCGGGCCGTACGGCCACCGGCTGCTCGGCATCGACTCCGAGACGAGCGAGCGCTACCGCGCCTGCACGCTCAGCGGCGTCCACGGCCTCAAGCCCGGCTGGGCGCGCATCGGCTTCCACTACACAATGGACGACGCCGAGGCCGATTACCTCATCGAGGCCGTCCGATTCCTGGCCGAGTCCGGCACGTCGTTCCTGCCGTTCTACACCTTCGACGTGGACTCCGGCGCCTGGACGCATCGCGATGGCCGCGCCGAGCCTCTGGCGTTCGGCATCGGCGCGCTGCTCGCGCCCCGTCCGGAGGCCGCCACGCCTCTCGCGCCAGAGGCCCGGCGCGTGCGCTACGCCGAGGCGCTGGCCTATGCTCGCGCCCTCGCCGAAGACCTGGGCACCTCGTCCTGCGAGGGCAAGCTCGAGGGCGACTTTGCAGACCTCCAGTTTTTCGCCCTCGCCTCGTGA